The Thamnophis elegans isolate rThaEle1 chromosome Z, rThaEle1.pri, whole genome shotgun sequence genome contains a region encoding:
- the LOC116521753 gene encoding LOW QUALITY PROTEIN: uncharacterized protein K02A2.6-like (The sequence of the model RefSeq protein was modified relative to this genomic sequence to represent the inferred CDS: inserted 2 bases in 1 codon; substituted 1 base at 1 genomic stop codon) — MSVTGSLPVDQNAHALPSLPALEPPPFQQSSYITNLIDELAPLPDHLRQAQVDRLGVSPRRQQPQQSQTLIRSPTASSICLGCGGAHPRSTCPFKAAVCCRCGKKGHLAQVCRASLPAPATSYGPPPPPKNPQGRKPLQHQDDCYNLSEAITSLPEIAVNLASEGTEKINITLSIEGRPCQMEVDSGSSKSLLSWDNFSKLCPNVKRSQLSPPDTILKDSQGSQIPTLGSYTLRVSYGTHSAVLPALIVLKPLPSILGLDWFSPLGLSLNGIHSIADTPPSDVAVVLTDYADIFDGQLGHYKGSPISLNLDPQVAPIRLKARRVPFALRPKVDAELDKLVAQGVLEPVDHSHWETPIVIPVKANGSIRICADYKSTINLGLQANPYPVPVVKHLLHSLGQAVAAQTIVTHRGAFRCRRLQFGVSIAPGIFQSLMERLFHGLPGVVPYFDDVLIAANSRSDLIKVLRNHKPLLGLLAGDRPTPPILSPRMTRWTEFLAAYSYALCYRPGKQLGHADALSRYPLPGKDIQSVPCRSVLAIAQLELPLSSTDVATHSWSDPVISQIMNWVLRGWPTAAAPPEYRPFKARQLELSLHSGCLLWGDRVVIPLVLRQQILQRLHENHPGVVRMKALARSYVWWPGLDSEIEAWVAKCVTCQQSQPSPPSSPSREWEIPRGPWSRIHIDFAGPFXKVFLVVVDAYSXWVELLLMHSTTAESTVRALQRFFTTHGLPDTVVSDNGPQFSSTTFQTFLAEQGVRHAPVAPYHPASNGRAERAVRSAKEALGRLRRLRTTLDRLHPLYSGVQSGNLGPPTPSRSFIPGDFVWAQNYGGDNRWVPATIIKVTGPVSYSARIPDGSIWRRNLDQLRRRPNSDSTTQTDTQGRSNTVLMCDASRFALELSSAIACPMELKHPSTTTHEHCLLLSGTTSNWTNIMPSTTTGRSPSKLLMGHWLRSHLDRLHPNYSATSPPDLTGKIRNFSVGDQVYAHNYAEETLWIPTTVIGINGPHSYPLELKDSQYWRQHIDQLRGCISNFNFRQLEITPA; from the exons ATGTCCGTTACTGGCAGTTTACCCGTCGATCAGAATGCTCATGCCCTGCCTTCTCTACCAGCTCTTGAGCCACCGCCATTTCAACAATCTTCTTATATCACCAACTTAATTGACGAGTTGGCTCCACTGCCTGACCACCTTAGACAAGCTCAGGTGGACAGGCTGGGGGTTTCTCCTCGTCGTCAACAGCCTCAGCAATCCCAAACGCTCATCCGTTCTCCGACAGCTTCATCCATTTGCCTAGGCTGTGGTGGCGCGCATCCCCGGTCTACCTGCCCTTTCAAGGCAGCGGTATGCTGCCGTTGCGGAAAGAAAGGACACCTGGCCCAGGTCTGTCGAGCCTCCCTACCTGCTCCTGCTACCTCCTACGGACCACCTCCACCTCCTAAGAACCCTCAAGGCCGCAAACCACTTCAACACCAAGACGACTGCTACAACCTTTCTGAGGCCATCACTTCTCTTCCTGAAATAGCTGTCAACCTGGCTTCAGAGGGTACAGAAAAAATCAACATAACTTTATCTATTGAGGGGAGACCATGCCAAATGGAGGTCGATTCCGGCTCATCCAAATCTCTCCTGTCTTGGGACAATTTTTCTAAGCTCTGCCCTAACGTCAAACGGTCCCAACTGTCACCCCCCGACACCATTTTAAAAGATTCTCAAGGTTCTCAAATCCCCACTCTGGGTTCTTACACTCTACGGGTTTCCTATGGCACTCACTCTGCTGTCTTGCCAGCCCTAATAGTGCTAAAGCCTTTACCCTCCATTTTAGGgttagattggttctctccctTAGGTCTATCCCTTAACGGAATCCATTCCATAGCGGACACGCCCCCTTCTGATGTAGCAGTAGTCCTAACGGACTACGCTGACATCTTTGATGGACAGCTAGGTCACTATAAGGGCAGCCCCATTTCCcttaacttggatccccaggttgctccaatcaggctgaaggcccgcagggtgccttttgccttgaggccaaagGTGGACGCCGAGCTTGATAAGCTTGTGGCGCAGGGCGTACTGGAGCCCGTTGACCATTCAcattgggaaacccccatagtgatTCCAGTGAAGGCCAACGGCTCCAttcggatctgcgccgactacaagtcaacgatcaaccttggcctccaggcaaacccctatccagtccctgtagtgaaGCACCTGCTCCACTcattggggcagg CggtggctgcccaaaccatcgtcacccaccggggggctttccgttgtcgccgcctccaatttggCGTATCCATTGCCccagggatcttccagagcctcatggagcgcttgttccatgggctccctggtgtGGTCccatactttgatgacgtcctgatcgctgcaaacagccgctcagacctcatcaaagttctgcGGA atcacaagccactccttgggcttctggccggtgataggccgacccctcctatcctttccccaaggatgacccgatggacggagttcttagcagCGTACTCCTATGCCCTTtgctaccgtccaggcaagcaactagggcatgcagatgcccttagtcgctacCCCCTACCTGGCAAGGACATCCAATCAGTCCCTTGCCGTTCTGTCCTTGCTATCGCTCAATTGGAATTACCCCTGTCTTCAACCGATGTGGCCACGCACTCTTGGTCTGACCCAGTCATATCACAGATAAtgaattgggtcctgagaggatGGCCTACTGCTGCCGCACCTCCAGAGTACAGGCCCTTCAAGGCCCGCCAACTAGAACTATCACTTCATTCTGGTTGCCTACTTTGGGGCGACCGCGTGGTCATCCCATTGGTCCTCCGGCAACAAATATTACAGCGGCTGCACGAGAATCATCCGGGAGTAGTACGCATGAAGGCTCTAGCCAGGAGTTACGTTTGGTGGCCAGGCTTAGATTCAGAAATCGaggcctgggtcgccaaatgtgTAACCTGTCAGCAGTCCCAgccatctcccccctcctctccctcccgggagtgGGAGATACCCCGTGGACCCTGGTCCCGGATTCACATTGATTTTGCGGGCCCTTT CAAGGTTTTCTTGGTGGTTGTAGATGCGTACTCTTGATGGGTGGAATTGTTGCTtatgcactccaccacagccgagagtactgtgcgagccttgcaaCGCTTCTTcacaacccatgggttgccggacacagtagtgtctgacaacggcccgcaattctcATCTACAACCTTCCAAACATTCCtcgccgagcaaggggtccgccacgcgccggttgccccttaccatccggccagcaatggccgggcggagagggcggttcgatcggccaaggaggctttgggacgATTG aggcgcctgcggaccaccctggatagattgcatcccctCTATTCAGGggttcagtctggcaacctggggcctccaacacCCTCCCGCTCTTTCATCCCTGGGGACTTTGTCTGGGCTCAGAACTATGGAGGGGATAATagatgggtgcctgccaccatcatcaAAGTAACAGGACCCGTCTCCTACAGTGCAAGAATTCCCGACGGTTCCATCTGGAGAAGGAACCTGGATCAACTGAGGCGCCGACCCAACTCCGATTCAACAACTCAAACTGACACGCAAGG CCGATCTAACACAGTCCTAATGTGCGACGCTTCCCGTTTTGCATTGGAGCTGTCCTCAGCCAtcgcatgcccaatggaactgaAGCACCCATCGACTACTACTCATGAACATTGTCTGCTGCTGAGCGGAACTACATCCAACTGGACc AATATCATGCCAAGTACTACCACGGGTAGAAGCCCTTCCAAACTTCTAATGGGTCattggctaaggtcccacttagaccggctacacccaaactattctgctACATCGCCCCCAGATTTGACCGGAAAAATAAGAAACTTTAGCGTAGGGGATCAAGTTTATGCCCACAACTATGCTGAGGAAACTCTTTGGATTCCTACCACAGTAATAGGCATCAACGGGCCACACTCTTACCCATTAGAGCTCAAGGACAGTCAATATTGGAGacagcacattgaccaactccgtggctGCATCTCCAACTTCAATTTTAGGCAACTAGAGATAACTCCTGCATGA